Proteins encoded within one genomic window of Bradyrhizobium sp. 186:
- a CDS encoding BTAD domain-containing putative transcriptional regulator — translation MTDRHQETRERLVGLLWSESDEYKARASLRQVLHELRETFIEAGYDGLQIEKLLVEMARDGLNVDLWDALREAEAQRAHALLMSSARLMETLLAGLDDIDPSFRVWLLAKRQTFHDRILRALEAGLRNVELVVANRRELAEAIVCLDPTHEEACRYVMQTRAEEGDLSGALRAYKTLWNILDEEYGMEPSVKTQQLIADIKNGQFESVAPSLAGDPAQQEDPQAPAADEAPRQSPALSRTAAKIAILVDPFSMNGVSADRVHLVTGFRHHFIACLTKFREWYVGDGTGEQPLSSGERAAASRYSVAATAYQAGDTISMVLTLRETSTGVYIWSDTFELKLENWFQVQQRIVQRTALSVNVYLSTERLTRVATAPDVSLDIYDRWLRAQASFGSFSAEHWRESIALLTEAIAVAPNFSPSYSALVQMNNTEHFVFPGLFRDLAKAKSTLELARTAVQLDPVDSRAQLCLGWSQAMLMQYSEAYAHIDLACELNGNDPWTLLSAASCQGFCGNFERGTELVAEALKVSWAPPPLHWPYRAVLQFMRGNYLEAIEGINRASNVAKTLPGWKAAALFHLGRNDEARLEAKKFLDGIRAIWFGKAPTDREIALWFLHAHPIARREDWERLRDGIGGAGVPVVDLTHHAW, via the coding sequence TTGACGGACCGGCATCAGGAAACACGCGAGCGGCTGGTCGGGCTGCTGTGGAGCGAGTCCGACGAGTACAAGGCGCGTGCGTCGCTTCGTCAGGTCCTCCATGAGTTGCGGGAGACGTTTATCGAAGCTGGTTACGACGGGTTGCAGATTGAAAAGCTGCTCGTGGAAATGGCGCGTGACGGGCTTAATGTCGATCTCTGGGACGCCTTGCGGGAGGCCGAGGCCCAACGTGCGCATGCACTCTTGATGAGTTCAGCCCGTCTCATGGAGACCCTCCTTGCCGGCCTGGACGATATCGACCCTTCGTTCCGCGTCTGGCTCCTCGCCAAGCGGCAGACCTTCCACGATCGAATTCTGCGCGCCCTCGAGGCCGGCCTTCGGAACGTCGAGCTGGTCGTGGCGAACAGGCGCGAGCTGGCAGAGGCAATCGTGTGTCTCGACCCGACCCACGAGGAGGCGTGCCGCTACGTGATGCAGACACGCGCGGAGGAAGGCGACTTGTCCGGCGCGTTACGTGCCTACAAGACCCTGTGGAACATCCTCGACGAAGAGTACGGGATGGAGCCCTCGGTCAAGACCCAGCAATTGATTGCCGACATCAAGAACGGTCAGTTCGAGAGCGTCGCTCCATCCCTTGCGGGCGATCCGGCGCAACAGGAGGACCCGCAAGCGCCGGCTGCCGACGAAGCGCCGAGGCAATCGCCAGCGTTATCGCGAACCGCCGCCAAGATCGCGATCCTGGTTGATCCGTTTAGCATGAACGGCGTGAGTGCGGATCGCGTCCACCTCGTGACCGGTTTCCGACATCACTTTATCGCCTGTCTGACCAAATTCCGTGAGTGGTATGTCGGAGACGGTACGGGAGAGCAGCCGCTGTCGTCCGGAGAACGCGCCGCAGCGTCCCGCTACAGCGTCGCGGCCACCGCCTATCAGGCGGGTGACACGATCAGCATGGTGTTGACGCTGCGCGAGACGAGTACCGGCGTCTATATCTGGAGCGACACGTTCGAGTTGAAGCTCGAGAACTGGTTCCAGGTGCAACAGAGGATCGTGCAACGCACGGCGCTCTCGGTGAACGTCTATCTGTCGACCGAGCGGCTCACGCGCGTGGCCACCGCGCCGGACGTTTCCCTGGACATTTACGACCGCTGGCTGCGCGCGCAGGCGAGTTTCGGAAGCTTCAGCGCCGAGCATTGGCGCGAGTCGATCGCGCTCCTGACCGAGGCGATCGCCGTCGCACCGAACTTTTCTCCCAGCTACAGCGCGCTGGTTCAAATGAACAACACCGAGCATTTCGTCTTTCCCGGCCTGTTCCGCGACCTGGCGAAAGCGAAGTCGACGCTCGAGCTTGCACGAACGGCGGTGCAACTGGATCCCGTCGATTCCCGCGCTCAACTCTGCCTCGGCTGGTCGCAGGCGATGCTGATGCAATATTCGGAAGCTTACGCCCACATTGATCTTGCATGCGAGCTCAACGGCAACGATCCCTGGACATTGTTGTCGGCGGCTTCCTGTCAGGGCTTTTGCGGCAATTTCGAGCGTGGAACCGAACTCGTGGCCGAAGCGCTCAAGGTTTCGTGGGCGCCGCCGCCGCTGCACTGGCCCTATCGCGCCGTGCTTCAATTCATGCGAGGCAATTACCTGGAGGCGATCGAGGGGATCAATCGTGCCAGCAACGTGGCGAAAACGCTTCCCGGCTGGAAAGCCGCCGCGCTGTTTCATCTCGGCAGGAACGACGAGGCTCGCCTCGAGGCAAAGAAATTCCTCGATGGCATACGCGCGATATGGTTTGGCAAGGCGCCCACCGACCGCGAGATCGCGCTCTGGTTCCTCCATGCGCATCCGATTGCCCGCCGCGAGGATTGGGAGCGCCTGCGCGATGGAATCGGCGGCGCAGGCGTCCCGGTTGTCGACCTCACGCATCACGCGTGGTGA